DNA from Pseudophryne corroboree isolate aPseCor3 chromosome 7, aPseCor3.hap2, whole genome shotgun sequence:
ATTCACCGGGACAGCTCTACATTGGAAGAGCTTGGTCGGGAGACAAGTAATCATGCATCCCGCATCAGAGGGAGGGATTTATAGCAAAGTATATGTGATACTTGATACAGTACATCCCTCCCCCATTGTATAACATGTATAATCCCACGCAACATCCCAAACACTAGTTACAGTACAATCCTAAATCAATGGTTGACTGGTTACCACAGAAAGGCAATGTAATCTTTGTTCATGCTGTTTACAAATTTTGCATCTACAGTAATCTAAACTGCTTGGGAACCAGGGAAAAACAAAGCAAAAATAGAGCTGTAGCAAGATAGGTTTACAGAGATATACACAACACAATATAAATTCCTTACTTTGCCATGGGGAATAAAAATGATGAAAAATAAATTGACATGAGCTGTGTATGACAAGACCTAGTTAAGTTGAAACAAGGCACTGAGAGCTGTACATTTGTTATATGCTCAAATGATCTAAAGTTATTGTGTTATCTGGAATGTATAATACTGTACTACAGAATAATGCCTGGAGACATGAGACATGAGACTTTTGAGGAGTTGTTCTGGGATTTTAGGAGAGTAGATAAGCCTCTTGCATCCCGCTCCCTTCTGGAGTGAAATGAAAGGTGGAGGGAAGGGCAGTGAAGACAAGATTCAATCATTGTGACCAAACGTCCACTGTAACATTCTGTGAGTCACATGTAGTCACAGTGCTGTATTCTTATCTGGGACATCCCCCTTCAGgaactcccacagaggagccccacaaTGTTGACAACTGTGGACTAGAATGTAAGCATTTACAGTATTGGGTGTGACCACTTTGATAAATGCCCCTTATATAATTGAATTAAAGAAGGAAAGGATGGTGCTGAGGGGACACATTTTTGGGGTCCTTTTTACAGGTTTgacattctgtgtgatgattgcacaTTTTTGCCTGAGTGTGTGACTTTTTTTTTATAGAATGTATTTCATTTCTTTTACTAttttacattttttcttttatttcattTCTCTATCTAGTTCTTTTGTTATTTTAATCGTTTtactttttttgtaacaataattgcaTTAAGATAAATTGTCACCTCACTATTGTAATATCACTTGCCATAGTTATCTAATTATAGCGTACAATATCTGGAATTCCAGCTACTGTAAGAACAAAGTTACAACTGATCTGTTATTGCTGGGAGATCTATTTTGGATCACTGTTTTATGGAGGAAATTTGCAGTgacatcacagtgatgtcactaggTATCCAGAGTAACCGCAATGCAGACTTTATCACttatggtgcgtacacactgggcgtttttgcccagtgtgtatgcacagcgatgatgtgaaTATTGCTGGCAGGGAAAACGCTCAGTGcaactgcatacacactgagcgatttttacCTGGCCCAGCGATGTTCATGGGAATTAataactttccacagtaggagactgccaGCCGCCCGGCGGACGGCGGcggatggcggtgatgcaggagcGCGCATCCACGCTCACCGCTCATCGTccagccatacacactggccgagtttgagctcaaagtagctcaaaatgccaaaagtgagctactttgagctcaaaatcggctagtgtgtatgggccttaatactGTGCTTGGGGGGAGAAAAAAGCCTTTGTCCATCATTTAATTGCAATTAAGCTCTATACATTTCACACTAAGGCTAGGCATAATTATGTAGATTGATATAGGACAGACAGGAAGAAGTTAAGAACAAAAATATTGGTAGCCTGCTTAGTTATTTACTAACAAAGTACAAATCTGTAGAcgcctatagcagtggttcccaaactttcttgaatcacgatgCCCTAGAGCATCAGCATTTTGTTTCGCGGCACCCCTAGGATAACAGTTTTTTATCGATAAGTTTGGAAAAAATATGACAGTTAAAAAAATGATCCTGTCATCTTAGGGTCAGTTTCATGATGGTGTACAGTGTTTCTGATTgtacacatgttttatgattggcagctactagcactggttttgcctatcggttgaccataaatagtttgatTTAACCTGGTaaacaccaacccaaggcacccctgcaagtgctccgAGGCACCTTAGggtacctaggcacacagtttgggaaccactggcctatagcaatcaataaatcaatcaatcaataagcaTTTTAGCTTTTATTGCCAAACTTACACCAGAGCTAGGAAAGGTAATTGATGACTGCTTGTTACGGATTTCTGTACATTTGTACTTTTGGATTGTTTTGTAAATAAACTCCTTTGTGTCAGATACTGTATCTGAGATTTACGTTATTGGAAGAACAAATAAAGAATTTTCTATTAACAAAAAAGCACCACTGTttatattttttatgaaaaatacttaATGATTAGTATTTGAATACTGTGATAAAACGGATAATAAATTATCTTTAAATCTACTGCATAAAAGTAATACCAAACATTAAACCTTCCAACAGAACAAATGGAGATGTTACCCAGGACCATCTTAACCgtcagtgatgtgcggtcagggtaggcaggggagacagaggctcacctgtcatagggggtcattccgatttgatcactcgctgctgatttttgcagcgcagcgaacaggttactactgcgcatgtgtatgcaccgcaatgcgcacgcgcgtcgtacgggtaaagcggttcgttgctgagcaatggatttaacgaagaatccattcgcacagccgatcgcaaggagattgacaggaagagggcatttatgggtgtcaactgaccgttttcagggagtatttggaaaaatgcaggcgtgtccaggcagttgcaggacgggtgtctgacgtcaattccgggaccaaaaagactgaagtgattgcaagggctgagtaagtccagagctactcagaaactgcaaaaaagttttccgtcccactcggctgcacacgcgttcgcacacttgcaaagcgaaaacatacTCCCCACACAGACTtgcgtctgcacggctgctaaaagtagctagcgagcgatcaactcggaatgacccccatactccaGTATGCTCCAGAGTTTTGCCTATTAAAATTATgagaataatacagagaagatatttctaacttAGAAATTTCATCTTTGTAATATTCATAaaatctttgtattattgtaataatttttatagtcaaaacacaccaccaaatcatatatgcgtgtaaatctggctctgatactagccagtgcctccccagcctttGGGGTGTGGAGTGTTAGATAGACCATTAAAAGGACGACATTCAATAGATAGATACCATAGGGTAGAAAGTCAAAAGGTCaccagggtcaaagggtcgacatataAAAGGTCGACACGAAAAAGTAGATGTTATTTTGTGTTTATAAACATTTttcacccaaatttgttgaaatgcgtccccttGTGGTCTcagttcgctcgccacgcttcaggtgtGGTGGTTCACtgtgctccgcttcgctcgccacaaggttacagtaataataataataataataatagtactaataataatagtttgtaacatggatagtaaatgcagcaaaagttctaAAACCATaggaaaaccctaaaaaacatgtgttgaccatatatgtgtcgacctatttcatgtcaaccttttgaccctgtcaaccttttgaccattgaCCCTATGGTGTCGacatattgactgttgaccttttaaaaCTGTCTATCTAACAACCACCTCACTCAGCCTCACCACACCTCATTGACATAAAggtacactgggcagctgcccaaggccCTACAATTCTAGGAACCTTCAAGAGGGGGTGGGTTGTCGTCACACAATAAGACTGGCAAAGCAGTAttccctacctgcctcccagcctgcagtcagACAATGAATGGCTGTCAACATTCTGatggatggttggagctatccaccaattagagtgctgacagccattcactgtatggaagcacatGAAGAGACCGCAGGGGCGGCACGTTATGAGGTTCGTATTTCATTGGTTCCTGTGAATGAATGtgaaggggccccagtgcattactttACACATGGCAACCAATTAAATTccagctgtcatttatctagtacattgtaTCAAATGGTTTCTGAGCATATTTTCAGGTAAAGATCTGCTAGACCTTAGGAGCAGAGGGATGTAAGTTTTCTTGGTAACCTTGTGTTGTTGGAGTTGTCTTTCCTACagagaaatgtatcaaaccttctaaagaggacaagtggaggtgttgcccattgcATCCATTCAGATTCTAGCTGTCATCTAGTGCATTCTTTAAAATGGTAGCTACTGTAGAATCTCATTGGCTGCTATGGACAACAACACCACTAGTCCTCTTAGTTTTAGGTGAACaaaaattggtaaaaaaaaaaaaaagaataaataaaatgaGATTTGGCTGAATGCTTAAGTATGCTGCATATTTATTAAATAGACAAAGATCATAACATTCTTTCTTTCTGCCTCCATAGCAAACATCCTGACTGTGATCATCTTGTCTCAGTTGGTGGCTAGAAGACAGAAGTCCTCCTACAACTATCTCCTGGCTTTGGCTGCTGCAGACATCATGGTACTCTTCTTCATTGTATTTGTGGACTTCATTTTAGAGGACTTTATCCTTAACAAGCAGATGCCTCAGATACTGAACAAAGTTATTGAAGTTTTGGAGTTTTCTTCTATACATACATCCATTTGGATTACTGTCCCATTGACCATTGATAGATACATAGCAGTGTGCCACCCTCTGAAATATCACACTGTATCTTTCCCAGCTCGTACTCGGAAAGTCATTGTTAGCGTATATATCACTTGTTTTTTGACTAGTATCCCATATTATTGGTGGCCTAATATCTGGACGGAGGATTACACAAGTACATCTTTACATCATATTCTCATCTGGATACATTGTTTCACGGTTTATCTGGTCCCTTGTTCTATCTTCTTTATTCTAAATTCCATTATCGTCTACAAGCTCCAACGGAAAAGCAATTTCCGACTTCGAGGATACTCCACAGGGAAAACCACAGCCATATTGTTTACAATAACATCCATCTTTGCCATTCTATGGGCACCAAGAATAATTATGATACTTTACCATCTTTATGTATCTCCAATAGATAATAGTTGGCTggtgcatatagtcacagacattgCCAACATGTTAGCCCTCCTAAATACTGCAATTAATTTCTTCCTCTATTGCTTTATAAGTAAAAGGTTTCGCACAATGGCATCAGGAACGCTGAAGGCTTTTTTTAAGTGCCAGAAACAACCAGTTCAATTTTATACAAACTATAACTTCTCAATAACCAGTAGCCCTTGGATTTCACCCGCCAATTCTCACTGTATTAAAATGTTTGTTTACCAGTACGACAAGAATGGTAAACCGCTAAAAATCTCCCCATGATGCACAGGGGTGTAGCTTGTGGTTTAAGAATACAGCTGATTAAAAAAGCTTGTTAGAATTATTTTTTGCACTCAAGTGCACAGGCGCTTTCCAAAGGTCATATTATTTAACGTCGCCGGTGTCGGAAAGCACAGGAGCAACGGTGGAAGTTATCTAAAGACACAGGATGAAGTTGACAGCGCTTTGCTGAATGTTGCGATGAAGCTTGAAATTCTTCCAGCATAACATATCTTGGGAGGTTACTGCGGAATTACTTATGCCATTTATAAGCAGTAGTGCAATACAAGGTTCTTAAAACATCTCATAAAGACACTCAGTGGTGCTTAGGTTAACCAATAGACATGTATATATTGCAGCTATTGTAATTCTAACAGGATGAATTTTTTGGAATGGAAATGTTAGCTAGTTATTTGATCTTGCTTTCCAACCAAGATATTACATTTAAAGAGTAACATAAAGCATCTAGGACAGCGGGGGTAAATCTTCCGGAACATGTTATATAATTGAAGTTCAAGGTATATTGCATTTTTAATACTGCGCTTCTTCTTGCTGATATGTCGAATGTAACAGTGTTTTGTATATGCTGTGACCTACTGCTTATGCTCTGCAATACCTAATGTAAGCTATGTGTCCATACAACCTGCTGGAAATATTCAGCAAATCAATCATCTGTACATTTTAGTGGCTTGAATTATTCATGAAGGTATTATTTAaaacaagagaaaaaaaaacacatttgcttCAGTGCAATCTATTAATGTCACCGCACTTTTCATTACTTCCCCTGGTGCATACACTGTACAATTTAAACTGGTTGTTGAACCTGCCTTATTACGGTCAGACAAAAATACACAAGCACAACGAGCAGAAACAAACATTACTATTCTACACTATTTAGCGTGCGTGTTGTTATCTTTTTCCTTAAACTGGACCGGTCACCTGTAATTAATATTTATTCATCTGACAGCAAGTCCTATTCAAAAcgttaagctttttttttttttctcagaaaAAAACTTTTTAATTCTCGTCCCCATGTGTCGTTAaatgtctttctctgacgtcctagtggatgctgggaactccgtaaggaccatggggaatagcggctccgcaggagactgggcacaactaaaagaaagcttttagactacctggtgtgcactggctcctccccctatgaccctactccaagcctcagttagatttctgtgcccagccgagctggatgcacactaggggctctcctgagctcctagaaagaaagtttattttaggttttttattttacagtgagacctgctggcaacaggctcactgcatcgagggactaaggggagaagaagcgaacctacctgcttgcagctagcttgggcttcttaggttactggacaccattagcttcagagggatcgaccgcatggaactggccttggtgttcgttcccggagccgcaccgccgtcccccttacagagccagaagcaagaagaggtccggaaaatcggcggcagaagacatcagtcttcaccaaggtagcgcacagcactgcagctgtgcgccattgctcctcatgcacacttcacactccggtcactgagggtgcagggcgctgggggggggcgccctgagcagcaataaaaacaccttggctggcaaataatatatcacaatatatagccccagaggctatatatgtgataaatacccctgccagaatccataaaaaagcgggagaaaagtccgcgaaaaaggggcggagctatctccctcagcacactggcgccattttctgttcacagtgcagctggaagacagctccccaggctctcccctgtagtttgcaggctcaaagggttaaaaagagagggggggcactaaatttaggcgcaatattgtatatacaagcagctattgggaaaaattcactcaatatagtgttaatccctaaattatatagcgctctggtgtgtgctggcatactctctctctgtctccccaaagggctgtgtggggtcctgtcctcagtcagagcattccctgtgtgtgtgcggtgtgtcggtacggctgtgtcgacacgtttgatgaggaggcttatgtgatggcagagcagatgccgataaatgtgatgtcgccccctgtggggccgacaccagagtggatggataggtggaaggtataaaccgac
Protein-coding regions in this window:
- the GPR139 gene encoding probable G-protein coupled receptor 139 yields the protein MEHNHIYNSSLLSHKYGCGLGYVPVIYYSLLLCLGLPANILTVIILSQLVARRQKSSYNYLLALAAADIMVLFFIVFVDFILEDFILNKQMPQILNKVIEVLEFSSIHTSIWITVPLTIDRYIAVCHPLKYHTVSFPARTRKVIVSVYITCFLTSIPYYWWPNIWTEDYTSTSLHHILIWIHCFTVYLVPCSIFFILNSIIVYKLQRKSNFRLRGYSTGKTTAILFTITSIFAILWAPRIIMILYHLYVSPIDNSWLVHIVTDIANMLALLNTAINFFLYCFISKRFRTMASGTLKAFFKCQKQPVQFYTNYNFSITSSPWISPANSHCIKMFVYQYDKNGKPLKISP